The genomic stretch TCATGAAACACAACTCAAAACCTTCATGAACAAAATCACGACTGAACGGTGAGGCGTTGTAACAaaatcacatttcttgattctCCAAAATTGGGAAACACTAGTGTTTTATGAGATCTGAATtttgcacaaggttgaagatgaacggAGACGGTAATCTGAGTATCAAGCTTCTAGTGTTCGATGGTTAGAACCGGAACCGTTGGATGATTTAgatgtgtgtgttgtttgacgcTCAATATGTTTTTGATCTCGTCAACGACTGTTACATTCTGGTTGCACTTCTGATAAATGCAACAGATACGCAAAGAAATGCTCAACATGATTTGAGGAAGATGGATCATAAGGtgttgttctacatccatcagtgtgtggatgtgaacgtgtttgagaaaatAGTTGATTCAACAACGATGAAGGTTGTGTGGGACATACTGGTACGGTGCTACGGtggtgatgcatcagtgaagaaggtaAAGATTTAGTATTTACATAAGCAGTATGAGAATCCCAGTATtaagaacaatgagaaggtacctaactacatctctagagtgattaTGATCACAAATGGGATGAAATCGCGTGGAGAAACATTCTCTGAAGATagtatcattgagaaggtacttagatctcttactcctcgGTTTGATTACATTattgtagcaattgaacattctaaggatctgagCATCATGAGAATAGAAGAGCTGCAAATCAGTCTAGAGGTGCAAGAGTTGCATCTGACTAAAAGAACCTCTAAGAGAGAGGTAGGGCATGCTCTGAAAGCTTCTTTTGCCAAGAAGGACCAGAATTAGTCTTTTTTAGAGGCCAAGAAAATACATGGTAGTCTTTGCGAATGACTGTTAGTCAAACAAGGAAAGGGAGTCAGAAGAAGAAAACATAGCTAGAGGAGATTATGATGATGAACCTGTGTTATTGATGGCTTATAAATATGATGATAATGAACCTGTGCGATTGACGTTTTCTGATTTTGAAGGAGACTCTGAATATGAGTCAGAGTCAGAagatgactctgaatctgaagtCGAGTCTGATTTTGAATATGAGTCAGAATCTGAAGGTTCTGAAGAAGAGTCAGAATATGAGGGTTCTAAAGATGAGTCAGAGTTAGAAGATGACTCTAAAGATAAAGATGAGTCAGACTCTGAAAGTGACTATGAAGATGAAGAAGACTCTGAAGGCGAgtctgattctgaaggtgaatTTGATTCTGATCCAGATTCTGATGATGATCCAGAATCTGGAGGTAATCAAATCTTTGAAGGTGGAGCCTTTAAAGGTGGTCCAACTTCTGAGGACGGTCAAGCATCCGATAATGTTCTAGAATTAGAAGGGGATTCTAAACAAGTTTAGAGATCATAAAGAATCATAAACATCCCAAGAAAGTTTGTAGAGTTTGATATGCTGCAAGATACTGAAatagactctgaaggagaagtcatccagtgtgccatgttagtagactttGAACCACTCAGTGTTGAAGAAGTGCTCAATAAGAAAGTGTGGTTGAAGGCCATGAAAAATGAACTTGAGCTTCTAAAATGATTTGACCTGCTAAATTGTAAGGTTGTTGTCACACCGTAAAAAAAATCACAAATTGGATTCTGATTCTAAAGGCGATGATGTAGATGCCACAACTTTTAAGCAGTTGGTTGActctctgaggtatttgtgcaacGCCAAACCTGACATTTACTATATAGTTGGAATGGTTAGTAGGTTTATGAGTAAACCgaagtggtctcattaccaagtTGTTGTCAGGATTTTGAGGTATATTAAGGGGACTCTGAAGTATGAAGTTTTGTTCTCTTCTGGTGAAAAAGTTAAGTCAAAACCGATGTATTACTCGGACTCTGATTGATGTAGAGTCGGAGTTGACGGAAGAATTACTTCTGGATATTTGTTTAAGTATCTGGGAATTCCTATTGCTTGGTATTCCAAGAAGCAGTCagttgttgctttgtcaacctaTGAAGCATAAGATATTGCAGGTGTTGTGATTGCATGTCAAGCTATTTGGCTTTTGAATTTACTGCAGGATATGAAGACCAAGGTAAACAAGCCTCtgaagttgatgattgataaCATGTCTGGAatcaatctttctaagaaaccagtgttgcatgggagaagcaagcattTTGGGActaagtatcattttctgagaaGTCAAGTTCATAATGGAGTGCTAGAAATTATGCATTATAGCACCCAGAAGCAGCTGacagatgttctgacgaaagcgaCCAAGACTGATCAGTTTTTCCACTTGAGAAatggaattgttgttgttaattttgattagctgaatatgaattaagggatggtgttaGAAGTAATTCATCTTCAGCATTATTAGTATTTGTTTTGTTAAAAGCTTAACCTAGCTAGTGTAGGTTAGCATGTTGTTTATGTGGCATTATTATTTGTGTGTATATAGTACTATAGCTGTCAACAATTGTATCCGCTGAGTATTGTAGTGCAGTATGTGTGCAACCATTTTGCTGTAACCGTTTTAACagagtagtggaagtttgttattctctcttctctcttttctttcatcttcatcttgtGCACCAACATTATTCACCCAGCAACACAATACCAGAAATTCAGAAACCATATGCATTCTTCCTCAACCAAGAATCCTAAACCTCCTTGATCTCACCTTTTAAATACCAAAACCTAGTGACAAATTGTGAGTGTCTGTGATGAATCTGAATGAACATGGGTAAATGTTACTAAAACAATTACCATTAGATTTAAAGAGATTATAAGAACGAGCCTCAAAGAGATTCATCTTGCTGACATATAAATTTCTAGATTCGAGATTCATATGAAAACAAGAAACCCCTTACTGACACAAATGACCCTTATTTATTTCCTGACTCAATAATCAAACTAAAAGAGAAAGAGGAGTGACAAGAGAATGAGATTTTTATGATTGTGATATATTGAAGGAGCTAGAAGTTtttctttaataaaaaaaatcaaaaaataaagTGAAATTCAATCCGAAGGGGCAATGAAAGTTAGAGCATCTCTAATGGATTCAAATTATTTTCGAGTTCTTTGTGGGATTCATTAAACCACATCATCTCGAAGTAACTCATCTAATTTTCCTTCTAATGGTGCAACTTTAAAAAACTCATATTGGATCCCACAATTTTATCTCAtatattaaaatttaatttataCTAAATTTCATTTTAActtaaaatattaatttaaattatttaaatcAATATTAATGCGAAATAAAATAGTTAAACAAATCTAATTATATTTAAACTATAATCATAACTAAAGTAAAAGATCATTATTAAATTGTTAAAGTAAAATTaacatttataaaaaaaataattcatttagaaaattattaatataaaataaaataaatatgtaAATCATTTATAAGGAAATAAATTGTTAAAGAAAAACATTGAAAAAAGCAGCATAATATTAATAAAGTGCAACCCTGTAGGTTAGATTAACAATGTTATTTTCCAAGGGAGGGTTCGAACCCCTTTAATTCCAAACTTTTGTTTTATACATTAATATTAGTAACTCCTCTAAACTTTCAATAATTAATTTATTACTTAACATTTGTTAAAAAATATAATTcaaaataatttaattattatttgaaaacataaataattttaaaattaatcatagatttttattttttaaaatttaataatttatattattattaaataatattataaaattaatttttacTTTTTAATATATAACATGGCAAAGTTGTATGACATGGTGCCACATAAAATCTACATCACAAATTCAAGTGTCAACTATACAAAAGTGGAAAGTGTCAACTATACAAAAGTGGAGGGGtatcaaaatatcaaaaaatataaaaaaatggATCAAAAAGTTGGTTGTTTTTAAAGGGGACTTGAAACTTATAAAAATCAAAATACGATGATTAAAATTATATTTAAGCCTAAACTAAAAAGAGTTGAAAGAAAGTATAATCACTATAAAAAAACTCTGATTTGCCACATGAAAAACACGTCACAACACAATATATCACATTGCAAATCAACTATTCTAAATTTGTCATTTCTATCAAATCATTGATTTCTATGCATTGTACCATATGTTTGGTTCCTTTGTGAGAACGTATATTATCGCATTTACTCCTCTAACTCAATTATCTTTTCTTCATTTCTTCAAATTTGGATGATGAGTGATATGGAGTGAGGGGAAGAAAAAGAGAGGGAGGCGGGTATTGTGTTTTGATGGGTGAAGGAAGATGAATCTTTAGGTTTCTGCTTCTAATAATGTGTTGGGGAGCGGTGTAGCTGTAAGTGTGGAGTGCGCGTAAGAGGGGTGAGGGGTGAATTAGGTACTTTGATCGATTTTTGATTTTAGTGAAATTTTACTTTTACTTTATAGTTTGATAGAGTAAATGAAAGCGGtaattgaaaaaaaataaagAACACTTAGGGATTATACTAGTTCCTCTCACAATCCGAGAGTAGTATAGTCCCCTTATCACATGTAAGAGATTTCATTATTTGTTATAACTTTGTACAAGCCTAATCCTAGTCTATACACACAAGTTACTAACTTAATCAATAAGGAACATTCCCTTATGATTTTACAAagtagaaaaagaaaataatcCTCTCTTTTTCACTCTTTtatttccaacaatcctggacaatAAGGTATACACATAAATCTGAGTTTTTACAAGACGTTTGAAGTTGTAAGATGTATATCAAAAACTTGAATTTATCTTCCATTTCAAGTATACAATTCACAAGTATGTTTACAAGTATTTATAACAGAAATGATGGAACTTTTTTATTTTATGCAATGAAAATGAATACAGGAAGTTTCACTCAAAAACTTATGACACAAGACACTTGCTTTTTTAAAAAGGTGAAAGATTGAGTTTGAAGTGTAATGAAAGAGGCGAGTTTTCAAAATATGAAACCTTAGGTATTTATACATGAATCATATATGTAGGAATGAGTATATTACCATGAATCGATGCCTTGATTGACAGATACAATTTTGAATATGTTAGAATCAGATTTTCTGTCAAAAAGTGTCATTGCTTCAGTGGTAAACAGTTAACACATAATCCTAATTGGTTACAACTGAAGTGTTTTATGAAAATTGAGTTTTTTCGaaggtgtaaccggttacaggtAATGGTTAATTGGTTACACCTGATTTCATTTTGAAAAATAGTTAAAATTTCATTTGTGTAACCGGTTAACAACAtagtgtaaccggttacacctgatGCAGAAGTGAAAAATTCCTTTAAAATAGTTGAGATGCAAAACCATTTGATATCAAAAATTATTTTATGCATCATGATTATTTGTTAAAGATGTTACTGAGCATTATGGTAAACACATGAACAAATTGCAACTTTCACCTCAATGAAGTGATCAATCTTCCAAGCTCCAAGGATATTTTGACATTGTTGATTGAGACGTAATTCTTGTTACCATATAACTTTGAACATGAAATGTTTTCTCATTCTTTGAAAGTGCACATGATCTTTGTGAAAATATCTGCTAATTGGTTATGCGTATCCATGAATGTCGCTTCAATATCACCCTTAAGCACATGATCTCGTCAGAAATGATGTCGAATGTCTATATGTTTGGTCCTTGAGTGCATGGCTAGATTTTTTGTTATGTTGATTGCACTTGTATTATCATATTTCAATCGAATGCATCCAAGGTTCACGCCATAGTCGCAAAGTTGTTGTTTTAACCAAAGGATTTGTTCACAATAACTTCTTGCAGCAGTATATTCTGCATCAGTTGTACTAAGAGCCACACATGCTTTCTTTTTGGAGGACCACGATACGAGAGTGTTTCCTAGGATATGACATATGTCGCTTGTGCTTTTCCGGTCTGTTTTACAATTTGTATAATCTGAGTCAGAATAACCAATTAAATCCCATACgctacctttaggataccataagcCAACGTTTGTTATTCCTTTGAGGTACTCCATGATTCTCTTCACATAGGCAAGATGTGATTCCTTCGGATTTGCTTGAAACCGCGCACAAAGACAAATATTAAACATTATGTTTGAACAACTTACCATCAAATATAATAATGAACCAATCATATCTCGATATTTAGTGATATCAATTGAAACATGGGATTAATCTTGATCTACGTACGTTCTGGAACCCATTGGAGTGATAGTTTCTTTGCAATTGTCCATATCAAATTTTTTTCAGCAACTCTTTGCAATACatggattggttgatgaagatgtcATTCTTTAGTTGCTTAATTTGAAGTCCAAGAAATCAGTTCATCTTACCCATCATAGACATATTGAACTCTCCTTTCATCATCAATGAAAACTCTTCACATAGTTCTTTGTTCATTGAACCGAATATGATGTCGTCAACAtagacttgaaccaataaagTATGATTTTTAATTATCTTAATAGACAAATTATTATCAACCTTACCTTTTTCAAATCATCTTTCACATAGAAAGTTGCTAAGTCTATCATATCATGCTCTTGATGCTTGCTTTAATCCATAAAGAGTCTTTTTCAACTTGAAGacatgtgaaggattcttgaagtcttcaaaaccgggaggttgtttgacatagacttccTCATTGACGTATCCATTCAAGATGATgcttttgacgtccatttggaataacttaaaatttaatgaacaagcataagcaagtaaaAAATGAATAGCTTCTAACTTTGCAACTAGAGCAAATGTTTCTTCAAAGTtgattccttcttcttgattgTAAGCTTGAGCCACCAACCTTGCTTTGTTTCGAATAATTATAACATTTTCGTCAAGTTTTTTCTTAAACACCCATTTGGTACCAATAATGTGTTTTTAACTTGACTTAtgaacaagttcccaaacttgattcctttcgaaTTGATTTAATTCTTCTTACATGGCAAGTATCCATTAGTCGTCTTCTAAGGATTCACCTATTTTTTAAAAATCTATTTGAGAAACAAATGTCATATTCAAGCAAGCATCCTTGAGATTTAGTCTTGTTGTAACTCCTTCACTTATATCACCAATAACATTGTCAATTGGGTGATCACGATGGGTTCTCCATTTTAAGGAAGATCACTTTGATTTGACTCTTATTGGATGAATTCCTCTTTGTGTTTTGATTGATCATCATTGTTGACTTTGGTAACATCTTTCATATGAACTTCTAAAATATCATtatcatcatcacaaacaactATATCCTCCTTAGAGGGGATAGATTCATCAAAAGAAATATGCATTGATTCTTCTGTAgttaaagttcttttattataaatCCTATAAGCTTTGCTAGTAAGGGAGTAAACAAGAAATATACATTTGTCATACTTCTTGTCAAACTTACAGAGATTGTCTTTGTCATTATTGAGGACAAAGCACTTGCATCCATAGATATGAAAGTGAGAAATGTTTGGATTTCTTCCTTTaaagagttcatatggagtcttgTTTGGCCAAAATTACATGATCATAGAAAATAAGAGGGAAAATACATTACCCTAAAGCGCTGATGGAAGCGTAAGGAACTCTCAACATCCTGGCTGCCCAATTCACCCATCAATAAAGAAATTTTCCCTTACCTTGGAATTGCAGAGTTTCTGGATTATATTGTTGTTTCAACTTTGTTATAGCTTTCCTTAGGGTTTCCTAGTCATTTGTCTATTTTTCCCAATTTCTCTTAATTCCAACTTTTCTATTTAAATAACCTAATAGGTATTGGAAAATTTTCAACTTTCCCCTCAACATTTCATTATTACACCTTAAACCTCTAATTTTATTAAAAACTCTAATTTCTCCCTCTACTCTCATTTTTTCATAAATTATTATTAAATTTGAATAAATATTTTattcaaataaatatttaatcaaaattCCTTAATTTTCTCCTCTCTCAACTTATTCCAAAATAATTAAATTTATCAAATTATTCATAATAACCTCaataattctattttatttttttgctCTCCAATCTTATAACCCCGGAAATTATTAAATTACCAAAATATCCCTACGCACCGAAAAACACCAAAAAATCAAGTATAACAAATAGAACACaccaataattaaataaaatactcaaaaaaattgggttgttacaccTGCTACCTTTTCACTAT from Lathyrus oleraceus cultivar Zhongwan6 chromosome 7, CAAS_Psat_ZW6_1.0, whole genome shotgun sequence encodes the following:
- the LOC127102847 gene encoding uncharacterized protein LOC127102847 gives rise to the protein MAYKYDDNEPVRLTFSDFEGDSEYESESEDDSESEVESDFEYESESEGSEEESEYEGSKDESELEDDSKDKDESDSESDYEDEEDSEGESDSEGEFDSDPDSDDDPESGGNQIFEGGAFKGGPTSEDGQASDNVLELEGDSKQV